The following are from one region of the Sandaracinus amylolyticus genome:
- a CDS encoding sterol desaturase family protein encodes MRSRDLTDEANEAAALPWREPGLRPKGEDARPSLYRSALLDVFTLSHPAMPYLIGVPFAAICAWRAWAHGVGAGWGALLFVLGWAAWSLVEYLMHRFLFHARVESETLRIATLLAHGHHHVWPQDPRRIAATPVQLVSIALLFQGLFRLALGPDAWWAAMAGATVGYVAYELVHWVAHHGRPTTRVMRALHAHHMKHHHLAPGSRWGIGTPLWDWLFRSDR; translated from the coding sequence GTGCGCTCGCGCGACCTCACCGACGAAGCGAACGAAGCCGCCGCGCTCCCGTGGCGCGAGCCGGGGCTGCGCCCGAAGGGCGAGGACGCGCGCCCTTCGCTCTACCGCAGCGCGCTGCTCGACGTCTTCACCCTCTCGCACCCCGCGATGCCCTACCTGATCGGCGTGCCGTTCGCCGCGATCTGCGCGTGGCGCGCGTGGGCGCACGGCGTCGGGGCAGGGTGGGGCGCGCTCCTCTTCGTGCTCGGCTGGGCCGCGTGGTCGCTCGTCGAGTACCTGATGCACCGCTTCCTGTTCCACGCGCGCGTGGAGAGCGAGACGCTGCGCATCGCGACGCTGCTCGCGCACGGGCACCACCACGTGTGGCCCCAAGATCCCCGTCGCATCGCCGCGACACCGGTGCAGCTGGTGTCGATCGCGCTGCTCTTCCAAGGCCTCTTCCGCCTCGCGCTCGGCCCCGACGCGTGGTGGGCCGCGATGGCGGGCGCGACGGTCGGCTACGTCGCGTACGAGCTCGTGCACTGGGTCGCGCACCACGGACGCCCGACGACCCGGGTCATGCGCGCGCTGCACGCGCACCACATGAAGCACCACCACCTCGCGCCAGGCTCGCGCTGGGGCATCGGCACGCCGCTCTGGGACTGGCTCTTCCGGAGCGATCGTTGA
- the metG gene encoding methionine--tRNA ligase, which produces MTIPFYVSTAIPYVNAEPHLGFAYEAVLADVVARHARARGHDVRFVTGSDEHSLKNVLAAERAGVSVAELVRTNAARFAALRDTLDLSTDVFVRTSEPRHRAAVERLWRALAERGELYRAPYRGLYCAGCERFVDEGEERCDEHPHAALERIEEDNWFLRLSAHGETIARAIDEGRLRIEPEAHRREVLALLRAGLRDVSVSRSVRRARGWAIPVPGDDTQVIWVWLDALASYASAIGYGDDDDAFRTSWRDARERVHVLGKGILRFHAALWPALLSAAREPWPTRLFVHGYVTVEGAKIAKSGAAAISPFELVARHGTDAVRWFLLRHLPVDRDGDFSLDRFVAVHDAELANQLGNLVARTVTLIERAGGHVPSAHAAHEGELEHALRAEVDALATGVDEALDRFAPHDAASAISRVVLAANTYADRRAPWSLARDPAARAALETTLFHLADALRVVAIVLAPLLPTTARAIAHQLGADDLDALDAPGLRVRRGAPIFPRIAR; this is translated from the coding sequence ATGACGATCCCGTTCTACGTCTCGACCGCCATCCCCTACGTCAACGCCGAGCCGCACCTCGGCTTCGCCTACGAGGCCGTCCTCGCCGACGTCGTCGCGCGACACGCGCGCGCTCGCGGGCACGACGTGCGCTTCGTGACCGGCTCCGACGAGCACAGCCTCAAGAACGTGCTCGCCGCCGAGCGCGCCGGCGTCTCGGTCGCCGAGCTCGTGCGCACCAACGCCGCGCGCTTCGCCGCGCTCCGCGACACGCTCGATCTCTCCACCGACGTGTTCGTGCGCACCAGCGAGCCGCGTCATCGCGCTGCGGTCGAGCGTCTCTGGCGCGCCCTCGCCGAGCGCGGTGAGCTCTATCGCGCGCCCTATCGTGGGCTCTATTGCGCAGGCTGCGAGCGCTTCGTCGACGAGGGCGAAGAGCGATGCGACGAGCACCCGCACGCCGCGCTCGAGCGCATCGAGGAGGACAACTGGTTCCTCCGCCTCTCCGCGCACGGCGAGACCATCGCCCGCGCGATCGACGAAGGACGGCTGCGCATCGAGCCCGAGGCCCATCGACGCGAAGTGCTCGCGCTCCTGCGCGCCGGCCTGCGCGACGTGAGCGTGTCGCGCTCGGTGCGTCGCGCGCGCGGCTGGGCGATCCCGGTGCCCGGTGACGACACGCAGGTGATCTGGGTGTGGCTCGACGCGCTCGCGAGCTACGCGTCGGCGATCGGGTACGGCGACGACGACGACGCGTTCCGCACGTCGTGGCGCGACGCGCGCGAGCGCGTGCACGTGCTCGGCAAGGGCATCCTGCGCTTCCACGCCGCGCTCTGGCCGGCGCTGCTCTCGGCCGCGCGCGAGCCCTGGCCCACGCGGCTCTTCGTGCACGGCTACGTGACGGTCGAAGGCGCGAAGATCGCGAAGTCGGGCGCGGCTGCGATCTCGCCGTTCGAGCTCGTCGCGCGCCACGGGACCGACGCGGTGCGCTGGTTCCTGCTGCGCCATCTCCCCGTCGATCGTGACGGCGACTTCTCGCTCGATCGTTTCGTCGCGGTGCACGACGCGGAGCTCGCGAACCAGCTCGGCAACCTCGTCGCGCGCACCGTCACGCTGATCGAGCGCGCGGGCGGGCACGTCCCGAGCGCGCACGCCGCGCACGAGGGCGAGCTCGAGCACGCGCTGCGCGCCGAGGTCGATGCGCTCGCGACCGGTGTCGACGAGGCGCTCGATCGCTTCGCGCCGCACGACGCGGCGAGCGCGATCTCGCGGGTCGTGCTCGCGGCGAACACCTACGCCGATCGCCGCGCGCCGTGGTCGCTCGCCCGCGATCCCGCGGCGCGCGCCGCGCTCGAGACCACGCTGTTCCATCTCGCCGACGCGCTGCGCGTCGTCGCGATCGTGCTCGCGCCGCTGCTGCCCACGACCGCTCGCGCGATCGCCCACCAGCTCGGCGCCGACGACCTCGACGCGCTCGACGCGCCGGGGCTGCGCGTGCGTCGAGGCGCGCCGATCTTCCCGCGCATCGCGCGCTGA
- a CDS encoding GNAT family N-acetyltransferase, whose product MTSIRLLAPGDEARAEAFLVAHAESSMFLRANLRAAGLVDEGEPLQGTWAAAFDADRIVAIAAHAWNGMIIVQAPVALPDVVHAVVQATRARGREIAGFAGPHDQTVGAREALGLSRRPTTLDSPERLYALELGAMRVPASLTTGALRVRRTRDDDLDRCASWREDYCVELLGRTRDAALARSARADVELLHRRGNAFVIEHHGEPVAYSAFNARLPDMAQVGGVWTPVALRGRGYARAVVAGSLLVARDEGATRAVLFTAEINVAAQRAYEALGFEVRGAFGLVLFAS is encoded by the coding sequence ATGACCAGCATCCGACTGCTCGCGCCGGGCGACGAGGCGCGCGCCGAGGCGTTCCTCGTCGCACACGCCGAGTCCTCGATGTTCCTGCGCGCGAACCTCCGCGCGGCCGGGCTCGTCGACGAGGGCGAGCCGCTCCAGGGCACGTGGGCCGCGGCGTTCGACGCCGATCGCATCGTCGCAATCGCCGCGCACGCGTGGAACGGCATGATCATCGTGCAGGCGCCGGTGGCCCTGCCCGACGTGGTGCACGCCGTCGTCCAGGCGACGCGCGCACGCGGGCGCGAGATCGCGGGCTTCGCGGGCCCTCACGATCAGACGGTCGGTGCGCGCGAGGCGCTCGGTCTCTCGCGACGACCTACGACGCTCGACAGCCCCGAGCGTCTCTACGCGCTCGAGCTCGGCGCGATGCGCGTCCCCGCGTCGCTCACGACCGGCGCCCTGCGCGTGCGCCGCACCCGCGACGACGATCTCGATCGCTGCGCCTCGTGGCGCGAGGACTACTGCGTCGAGCTCCTCGGAAGGACCCGCGATGCCGCGCTCGCACGCAGCGCGCGCGCCGACGTCGAGCTGCTCCATCGGCGCGGCAATGCGTTCGTGATCGAGCACCACGGCGAGCCGGTCGCGTACTCCGCGTTCAACGCGCGGCTGCCCGACATGGCGCAGGTGGGCGGTGTGTGGACGCCGGTCGCGCTGCGCGGTCGCGGGTATGCGCGCGCGGTCGTCGCGGGCTCGCTCCTCGTCGCGCGCGACGAGGGCGCGACGCGCGCCGTGCTCTTCACCGCGGAGATCAACGTCGCCGCGCAGCGCGCGTACGAGGCGCTCGGGTTCGAGGTGCGCGGCGCGTTCGGGCTCGTGCTCTTCGCTTCGTGA
- a CDS encoding AgmX/PglI C-terminal domain-containing protein → MASMVFCQSCGARNTDDARFCNMCGAQIAAPGEPGGPIGATRATTGATSSGTSTAASAGTSTTMSGSRVSLEAIGVRSGRRTWGILIAAGLALFGLGAGGMFVMMRPGEPPPVAEAPAETDEEPIEIGEPVPAGEELPDDIDFVPGTPRVTKQTGGTTRPRGTTSTGGGSASTGGSASTGGGSTGGGGSTGGGGSTGGSASTGGGGSTGGGASTGGSGSTGGGSSTGGASTGGGASAGGATTPVDPGTEPSTGTGGGTSTGSVDWERAGGVPEGEEEDVLMDAYAVHVRRYIREYYIRRAQMCFDHESRVDQQAVRGTVVIGFTIQGSGEVIGARVERNTTGRDALAACLQRQVEEWRLPRPPEGVDELPMQMPFSR, encoded by the coding sequence ATGGCGTCGATGGTCTTCTGTCAGTCGTGCGGTGCCCGCAACACGGACGACGCGCGCTTCTGCAACATGTGCGGCGCGCAGATCGCCGCGCCGGGCGAGCCGGGTGGGCCGATCGGCGCGACGCGCGCGACCACCGGCGCGACGAGCAGTGGGACGAGCACCGCGGCGAGCGCGGGCACCAGCACGACGATGAGCGGGTCGAGGGTCTCGCTCGAGGCGATCGGCGTGCGCTCGGGGCGTCGCACCTGGGGGATCCTGATCGCGGCGGGGCTCGCGCTGTTCGGGCTCGGCGCAGGCGGGATGTTCGTGATGATGCGGCCCGGAGAGCCGCCGCCGGTCGCCGAGGCGCCGGCCGAGACGGACGAGGAGCCGATCGAGATCGGCGAGCCGGTGCCGGCGGGCGAAGAGCTCCCGGACGACATCGACTTCGTGCCCGGCACGCCGCGCGTGACCAAGCAGACGGGCGGCACGACGCGACCGCGCGGCACCACGTCGACGGGCGGCGGAAGCGCATCGACCGGTGGGAGCGCCTCGACTGGCGGTGGATCGACGGGTGGCGGTGGATCGACGGGCGGCGGTGGATCGACGGGCGGCAGTGCATCGACTGGCGGCGGTGGATCGACGGGCGGCGGTGCATCGACGGGCGGCAGTGGATCGACGGGCGGCGGTTCATCGACCGGCGGTGCATCGACGGGCGGCGGTGCATCGGCGGGTGGCGCAACGACGCCGGTCGATCCCGGCACAGAGCCCTCGACCGGCACCGGCGGTGGCACGTCGACCGGCAGCGTCGACTGGGAGCGCGCGGGCGGCGTGCCCGAGGGCGAAGAAGAAGACGTGCTGATGGACGCGTACGCCGTGCACGTGCGTCGCTACATCCGCGAGTATTACATCCGCCGCGCCCAGATGTGCTTCGACCACGAGTCGCGCGTCGACCAGCAGGCGGTGCGGGGCACGGTCGTGATCGGCTTCACGATCCAGGGCTCGGGCGAGGTCATCGGTGCGCGCGTGGAGCGGAACACCACGGGCCGCGACGCGCTCGCCGCGTGCCTGCAGCGTCAGGTCGAGGAGTGGCGCCTGCCGCGTCCGCCCGAGGGCGTCGACGAGCTCCCGATGCAGATGCCCTTCTCGCGCTGA
- a CDS encoding response regulator, whose translation MAGEELLIVDSVDRDREGLRRFFDQKGFVCTAARTGPEARDYVTNKFFPAALIDLDVDTPSAGLELVRFVRERSRQTAVILLTSRRSFEGAVAAMRLGVQDVIVKAPDQVEHMRAAVETGVARYKARDEGGELHRDVRTVLNDSFKVILELARRTYADVSMAAPPMRPKVLFVDGDGDFLNALAPLVTKESWEILADNSGGAALDRGSRERIDIIVANAELPDLRGSMVIKTLQAERSELLGLLYHRMGAEGHIDRIERGQVDGVIRPFDKPEQLVNAVKKLTGELATKAQERRLIQAFRAEHTDYLRRFAKVKAQIDNLIED comes from the coding sequence ATGGCGGGTGAGGAGCTGCTGATCGTCGACTCGGTGGATCGCGATCGCGAGGGGCTCCGTCGCTTCTTCGATCAGAAGGGCTTCGTCTGCACCGCGGCGCGCACCGGGCCCGAGGCCCGCGACTACGTCACGAACAAGTTCTTCCCCGCCGCGCTGATCGATCTCGACGTCGACACGCCGAGCGCCGGCCTCGAGCTCGTGCGCTTCGTGCGCGAGCGCTCGCGACAGACGGCGGTGATCCTGCTGACGAGCCGTCGCTCGTTCGAGGGCGCGGTCGCCGCGATGCGCCTCGGCGTGCAGGACGTGATCGTGAAGGCGCCCGATCAGGTCGAGCACATGCGCGCCGCGGTCGAGACCGGGGTCGCGCGGTACAAGGCGCGCGACGAGGGCGGCGAGCTGCACCGCGACGTGCGCACGGTGCTGAACGACTCGTTCAAGGTGATCCTCGAGCTCGCGCGCCGCACGTACGCCGACGTGTCGATGGCCGCGCCGCCGATGCGCCCGAAGGTCCTCTTCGTCGACGGAGACGGAGACTTCCTCAACGCGCTCGCCCCGCTCGTGACGAAGGAGAGCTGGGAGATCCTCGCCGACAACAGCGGCGGTGCCGCGCTCGATCGCGGCTCGCGCGAGCGCATCGACATCATCGTCGCGAACGCGGAGCTCCCGGATCTGCGCGGCTCGATGGTGATCAAGACGCTCCAGGCCGAGCGCAGCGAGCTGCTCGGTCTGCTCTATCACCGCATGGGCGCGGAGGGTCACATCGATCGCATCGAGCGCGGTCAGGTCGACGGAGTGATCCGCCCCTTCGACAAGCCCGAGCAGCTGGTGAACGCGGTGAAGAAGCTGACCGGCGAGCTCGCGACGAAGGCGCAGGAGCGCCGGCTCATCCAGGCGTTCCGCGCCGAGCACACCGACTACCTGCGCCGCTTCGCGAAGGTGAAGGCGCAGATCGACAACCTCATCGAGGACTGA